From the Dama dama isolate Ldn47 chromosome 24, ASM3311817v1, whole genome shotgun sequence genome, one window contains:
- the APPL1 gene encoding DCC-interacting protein 13-alpha isoform X2, with protein sequence MPGIDKLPIEETLEDSPQTRSLLGVFEEDATAISNYMNQLYQAMHRIYDAQNELSAATHLTSKLLKEYEKQRFPLGGDDEVMSSTLQQFSKVIDELSSCHAVLSTQLADAMMFPITQFKERDLKEILTLKEVFQIASNDHDAAINRYSRLSKKRENDKVKYEVTEDVYTSRKKQHQTMMHYFCALNTLQYKKKIALLEPLLGYMQAQISFFKMGSENLNDQLEEFLTNIGTSVQNVRREMDSDVETMQQTIEDLEVASDPLYLPDPDPTKFPVHRNLTRKAGYLNARNKTGLVSSSWDRQFYFTQGGNLMSQARGDVAGGLAMDIDNCSVMAVDCEDRRYCFQITSFDGKKSSILQAESKKDHEEWICTINNISKQIYLSENPEEIAARVNQSALEAVTPSPSFQQRHESLRPAGQSRPPTARTSSSGSLGSESTNLAALSLDSLVAPDTPIQFDIISPVCEDQSGQAKASGQGGRRTNPFGESGGGTKSETEESILHQLFIVRFLGSMEVKSDDNPDVVYETMRQILAARAIHNIFRMTESHLLVTCDCLKLIDPQTQVTRLTFPLPNVVLYATHQENKRLFGFVLRTSGGRSESNLSSVCYIFESNNEGEKICDSVGLAKQIALHAELDLEEQSRLIAASSRPNQASSEGQFVVLSSSQSEESDLGEEGKKRESEA encoded by the exons ATGCCGGGGATCGACAAGCTGCCCATCGAAGAGACGCTGGAGGACAGCCCACAG ACAAGGTCTTTACTGGGAGTATTTGAAGAAGATGCCACAGCTATTTCCAACTATATGAACCAGTTGTATCAGGCTATGCATCGGATTTATGATGCACAG AATGAATTAAGTGCGGCAACACACCTGActtcaaaacttttaaaagaatatgaaaaacag CGTTTTCCACTGGGAGGTGATGATGAAGTTATGAGTTCTACTTTGCAGCAATTTTCAAAAGTTATAGATGAG CTTAGCTCTTGTCATGCGGTACTTTCAACACAGCTTGCTGATGCCATGATGTTCCCCATTACCCAGTTTAAAGAAAGAGATCTGAAAG AAATATTGACATTAAAGGAAGTGTTTCAGATTGCCAGTAATG ATCATGATGCTGCAATTAACAGATATAGCAGATtgtccaaaaaaagagaaaatgacaag GTGAAGTATGAAGTAACAGAAGATGTCTAcacttccagaaaaaaacaacacCAGACCATGATGCATTATTTTTGTGCGTTAAATACTCTTCAgtacaaaaagaaaatagcattgtTAGAACCTCTACTTGGGTATATGCAAGCTCAG ATAAGTTTCTTTAAGATGGGTTCTGAAAATCTCAATGACCAACTGGAAGAATTCTTAACTAATATTGGAACAAGTGTACAGAA TGTTCGCAGGGAAATGGACAGTGATGTAGAGACCATGCAGCAGACAATAGAGGACTTGGAAGTAGCCAGTGACCCCTTATACCTGCCTGACCCAGACCCCACAAAATTTCCTGTTCATCGAAACTTAACCCGAAAGGCTGGATACCTTAATGCTAGGAA TAAAACAGGCTTGGTGTCATCTTCCTGGGACAGACAGTTTTACTTCACGCAGGGTGGAAACCTGATGAGTCAGGCCCGTGGGGACGTAGCAGGAGGCCTGGCCATGGACATAGACAACTGCTCAGTGATGGCTGTGGACTGTGAAGACAGGCGGTACTGTTTTCAGATCACTTCTTTTGATGGCAAAAA gtcttcaatTTTGCAAGCAGAGAGTAAAAAAGACCATGAAGAG TGGATCTGTACAATAAATAACATAtctaaacaaatatatttaagtgAAAACCCAgag GAAATCGCTGCCCGAGTAAATCAGTCAGCTCTGGAAGCTGTCACCCCTTCCCCATCCTTCCAGCAGAGGCATGAGAGCCTGAGGCCGGCGGG ACAATCTCGGCCACCCACAGCTCGAACCAGTAGTTCAGGATCCTTAGGATCTGAGTCCACAAATTTGGCTGCCCTCTCTCTAGATTCTCTTGTTGCCCCAGATACCCCAATACAGTTTGACATCATTTCTCCTGTGTGTGAAGATCAGTCTGGCCAGGCAAAAGCCTCTGGCCAGGGAGGCAG gCGTACAAATCCATTTGGAGAATCTGGAGGAGGTACAAAGTCTGAAACTGAAG AGTCTATACTTCATCAGTTGTTTATTGTCCGATTCCTTGGTTCTATGGAGGTGAAATCAGATGACAATCCAGATGTTGTTTATGAAACAATGCGCCAAATTTTAGCTGCCCGGGCCATCCATAACATCTTTCGTATGACAGAATCACATCTATTAGTCACTTGTGATTGTTTAAA gtTAATTGATCCACAGACACAAGTTACAAGGCTCACG TTTCCATTACCCAATGTAGTTCTGTATGCTACACATCAGGAAAATAAGAGGCTTTTTGGATTTGTTCTTCGGACATCAGGAGGGAGAAGTGAAAGTAATTTGTCATCAGTCTGTTATATATTTGAATCAAACAACGAGGGTGAAAAG ATTTGTGATTCTGTTGGATTGGCAAAACAGATAGCATTGCATGCAGAACTG GACTTAGAAGAACAAAGTCGGTTGATAGCTGCTTCCAGTAGACCAAACCAAGCCAGTAGCGAGGGGCAGTTTGTTGTCCTTAGCAGTAGCCAGTCAGAAGAGAGTGATttgggagaagaaggaaagaagagagagtcAGAAGCATAA
- the APPL1 gene encoding DCC-interacting protein 13-alpha isoform X1, whose translation MPGIDKLPIEETLEDSPQTRSLLGVFEEDATAISNYMNQLYQAMHRIYDAQNELSAATHLTSKLLKEYEKQRFPLGGDDEVMSSTLQQFSKVIDELSSCHAVLSTQLADAMMFPITQFKERDLKEILTLKEVFQIASNDHDAAINRYSRLSKKRENDKVKYEVTEDVYTSRKKQHQTMMHYFCALNTLQYKKKIALLEPLLGYMQAQISFFKMGSENLNDQLEEFLTNIGTSVQNVRREMDSDVETMQQTIEDLEVASDPLYLPDPDPTKFPVHRNLTRKAGYLNARNKTGLVSSSWDRQFYFTQGGNLMSQARGDVAGGLAMDIDNCSVMAVDCEDRRYCFQITSFDGKKSSILQAESKKDHEEWICTINNISKQIYLSENPEEIAARVNQSALEAVTPSPSFQQRHESLRPAGQSRPPTARTSSSGSLGSESTNLAALSLDSLVAPDTPIQFDIISPVCEDQSGQAKASGQGGRRTNPFGESGGGTKSETEESILHQLFIVRFLGSMEVKSDDNPDVVYETMRQILAARAIHNIFRMTESHLLVTCDCLKLIDPQTQVTRLTFPLPNVVLYATHQENKRLFGFVLRTSGGRSESNLSSVCYIFESNNEGEKICDSVGLAKQIALHAELDRRASEKQKEIERVKEKQQKELSKQKQIEKDLEEQSRLIAASSRPNQASSEGQFVVLSSSQSEESDLGEEGKKRESEA comes from the exons ATGCCGGGGATCGACAAGCTGCCCATCGAAGAGACGCTGGAGGACAGCCCACAG ACAAGGTCTTTACTGGGAGTATTTGAAGAAGATGCCACAGCTATTTCCAACTATATGAACCAGTTGTATCAGGCTATGCATCGGATTTATGATGCACAG AATGAATTAAGTGCGGCAACACACCTGActtcaaaacttttaaaagaatatgaaaaacag CGTTTTCCACTGGGAGGTGATGATGAAGTTATGAGTTCTACTTTGCAGCAATTTTCAAAAGTTATAGATGAG CTTAGCTCTTGTCATGCGGTACTTTCAACACAGCTTGCTGATGCCATGATGTTCCCCATTACCCAGTTTAAAGAAAGAGATCTGAAAG AAATATTGACATTAAAGGAAGTGTTTCAGATTGCCAGTAATG ATCATGATGCTGCAATTAACAGATATAGCAGATtgtccaaaaaaagagaaaatgacaag GTGAAGTATGAAGTAACAGAAGATGTCTAcacttccagaaaaaaacaacacCAGACCATGATGCATTATTTTTGTGCGTTAAATACTCTTCAgtacaaaaagaaaatagcattgtTAGAACCTCTACTTGGGTATATGCAAGCTCAG ATAAGTTTCTTTAAGATGGGTTCTGAAAATCTCAATGACCAACTGGAAGAATTCTTAACTAATATTGGAACAAGTGTACAGAA TGTTCGCAGGGAAATGGACAGTGATGTAGAGACCATGCAGCAGACAATAGAGGACTTGGAAGTAGCCAGTGACCCCTTATACCTGCCTGACCCAGACCCCACAAAATTTCCTGTTCATCGAAACTTAACCCGAAAGGCTGGATACCTTAATGCTAGGAA TAAAACAGGCTTGGTGTCATCTTCCTGGGACAGACAGTTTTACTTCACGCAGGGTGGAAACCTGATGAGTCAGGCCCGTGGGGACGTAGCAGGAGGCCTGGCCATGGACATAGACAACTGCTCAGTGATGGCTGTGGACTGTGAAGACAGGCGGTACTGTTTTCAGATCACTTCTTTTGATGGCAAAAA gtcttcaatTTTGCAAGCAGAGAGTAAAAAAGACCATGAAGAG TGGATCTGTACAATAAATAACATAtctaaacaaatatatttaagtgAAAACCCAgag GAAATCGCTGCCCGAGTAAATCAGTCAGCTCTGGAAGCTGTCACCCCTTCCCCATCCTTCCAGCAGAGGCATGAGAGCCTGAGGCCGGCGGG ACAATCTCGGCCACCCACAGCTCGAACCAGTAGTTCAGGATCCTTAGGATCTGAGTCCACAAATTTGGCTGCCCTCTCTCTAGATTCTCTTGTTGCCCCAGATACCCCAATACAGTTTGACATCATTTCTCCTGTGTGTGAAGATCAGTCTGGCCAGGCAAAAGCCTCTGGCCAGGGAGGCAG gCGTACAAATCCATTTGGAGAATCTGGAGGAGGTACAAAGTCTGAAACTGAAG AGTCTATACTTCATCAGTTGTTTATTGTCCGATTCCTTGGTTCTATGGAGGTGAAATCAGATGACAATCCAGATGTTGTTTATGAAACAATGCGCCAAATTTTAGCTGCCCGGGCCATCCATAACATCTTTCGTATGACAGAATCACATCTATTAGTCACTTGTGATTGTTTAAA gtTAATTGATCCACAGACACAAGTTACAAGGCTCACG TTTCCATTACCCAATGTAGTTCTGTATGCTACACATCAGGAAAATAAGAGGCTTTTTGGATTTGTTCTTCGGACATCAGGAGGGAGAAGTGAAAGTAATTTGTCATCAGTCTGTTATATATTTGAATCAAACAACGAGGGTGAAAAG ATTTGTGATTCTGTTGGATTGGCAAAACAGATAGCATTGCATGCAGAACTG GATCGCAGggcatcagaaaaacaaaaagaaatagagagaGTAAAAGAGAAGCAACAGAAAGAACTcagtaaacaaaaacaaattgagAAG GACTTAGAAGAACAAAGTCGGTTGATAGCTGCTTCCAGTAGACCAAACCAAGCCAGTAGCGAGGGGCAGTTTGTTGTCCTTAGCAGTAGCCAGTCAGAAGAGAGTGATttgggagaagaaggaaagaagagagagtcAGAAGCATAA